The segment TTTTATACCAGACGAGTTTGTGAAGGTATCAGAAAGCGGGTTAAGCGAGCCAGCCACTATCCTGGAGTTGCGGCAGCACGGGTTTGAAGGCTTCCTAATGGGAGAGGCCTTCATGCGCCAGAGCCGGCCAGAGAAAGCGTGCCATGAATTTGTGGAGGAACTGAAGAAATTAAGGGCTGGTGCGCCAACCTTTTCCATCTAATCCGTTCAAAGCAATCCGGTGTCATTAGGGGATAATCTGCTGCCATTACAGTAAAGCGTAGATTCTTCCTCTAAAGGGTACTACCTTTGTTTTCAGTTACTTTTGTAAAAAGAAGCTTAAAACAGAAAACCGCCCGTTGCAGCCAGGTAACTCCTGAGTTCGACACTGGCAAAAGCATATTAGCACAACAGACAAACAAATAAAAAAACCAGGAATGCCATACAGGAATTTGAAAATAAAGGTGTGCGGCATGAAGTACAGCGAGAACATTGAGGAACTCCTGATGCTTCAGCCAGACTTTGTAGGCTTTATTTTCTATGAGAAGTCTCCAAGATTCATCACTACGCAATGGGCTGTTTTCTCCTCTGTTTTCCCAAAAGACACCCGAAAGGTGGGTGTGTTTGTGGACGAGGAGGTAGACGTAATGTTGCAGAAGGTAACCGAGATGGGGCTGGAGGTGGTGCAGTTGCACGGGCAGGAATCACCCCAGGTTTGCCTGGAGTTGCAGGATTCTGGTCTTACTGTCATGAAGGCCTTCAGGGTGGGAACAGACTTCGACTTTACTGAGTTAAGCTATTACCAGAACTGCTGCAACTTCTTTCTATTTGATGCTAGCGGCGCCAACCCTGGCGGCAACGGGGTACGCTTCAACTGGGAGTTGCTGAAGAACTACACGTTGGATGTTCCTTTCTTTTTAAGCGGCGGTATAGATTTAGAGCACCTGGAGGAAATAAAAGCCCTGCAGTTACCGCACCTGTACGGAGTTGATTTGAACAGCAAGTTTGAAATTCAGCCGGGTCTGAAAGACGTGAACCGGTTAAAAGGATTTATGGAAGGCTTACGTAATTAGCCACTGTTTATAAAGAAGTTAAGGAAAGTTGATGAAAGTTTAACTTCCGCTACTATATAGCTTACATACATGGAATACGGAGTAAATGAACGCGGCTACTATGGCCAATTTGGTGGGGCTTTTATCCCTGAAATGCTGTACCCTAACGTGGAAGAGCTTCGGGAAAAGTACCTGAGCATTATTCAGGAACCAGCCTTTCAGGAAGAGTTGCAGGACCTGCTGCGTGACTACGTAGGAAGGCCTACGCCTTTGTACCACGCCAAGCGGCTTTCAGAAAAGTACAACACTAAAATCTACCTCAAGCGCGAGGACCTGAACCATACGGGCGCCCATAAAATCAACAACACCGTGGGGCAAATCTTATTAGCCAAACGGCTAGGCAAGAAACGCATCATCGCGGAGACCGGTGCCGGTCAGCACGGCGTGGCTACCGCTACTGTTTGCGCCCTGGCTGGGTTAGAGTGTATTGTGTACATGGGCAAGATTGACACGGAGCGCCAGCGCCCTAACGTGGAAAAGATGCGGCTATTAGGGGCAACCGTGGTACCTGTGACTTCCGGTTCCCAAACCTTGAAAGACGCCACCAACGAAGCTATCCGGGACTGGATCAACCATCCGGAAGATACTCACTACATCATTGGTTCTGTAGTAGGTCCGCACCCGTACCCAGACATGGTCGCCCGTTTTCAATCCGTTATCTCAGAAGAGATCAGAAAACAGATGCTGGAGAAGGAAGGACGTGAGTTGCCCGATTACGTGGTGGCCTGCGTAGGCGGTGGCTCTAACGCCGCCGGTGCATTCTTCCATTTCCTGGATGAGCCTTCGGTGAGGTTGATTGCTGTGGAGGCAGCTGGCTTGGGAGTAGATTCGGGTCATTCAGCGGCTACTTCTATTTTGGGTAAGACAGGTATTATTCACGGCAGCAAAACACTGCTGATGCAAACCGAAGACGGTCAGATTACCGAACCGTATTCTATCTCTGCTGGTTTGGATTACCCAGGTGTGGGACCGCAGCACGCGCACCTTGCTCAAACTGGCCGCGCTCAGTTTATTGCCATCACCGATGCAGATGCCATGGAAGCCCTACGCGAACTTAGCCGCTTGGAAGGAATCATCCCGGCTATTGAAAGCTCACACGCGTTGGCCGCCCTGAAAGAAATCAATGCTGGTCCAAACGATGTGGTGGTGCTTAACCTATCCGGCCGCGGCGACAAAGACCTTAATACCATTCTCACATACTTTGAAGAACAAGATGCCTCAAAATAGACTCACGCGCCTATTTCAGGAGAAAAGCGGAAATCTACTCAATATCTATTTCACCGCCGGTTACCCTAAATTGGAAGACACCGTCACTATTCTGGAGGAACTGGAAGCTGCCGGAGCCGATTTAGTGGAGATTGGCATGCCCTTCTCAGACCCCTTAGCCGATGGTCCTACTATTCAAGCCAGCAACCAAGTGGCGCTAGAAAACGGGATGTCTATCAAGAAGTTATTGAACCAGCTAGTTCAGGTGCGGGAGCGGGTTTCATTGCCGTTGATTTTGATGGGATACCTGAACCCAGTCATGCAGTACGGCTTTGAGCGGTTCTGCGAAGAGGCCGCCAGAGTAGGGGTAGACGGCTTAATTTTACCGGACCTACCGTTTGCCGAGTATGAAGAAGAGTACAAACCAGTACTTGAGAAGTACGGCCTCAGCTTGATTTTCCTCATCACCCCGCAAACTTCTGAAGCCCGCATCCGGCAAATTGACGCTTTGACCAATTCGTTTATCTATATGGTGTCCAGTGCCAGCACTACTGGTAGCCAGGTACAGGCCAGTGATTCGCAGCAGGCGTATTTCTCTAAAGTGCAGAAGCTAGGCTTGAAGAATCCATTATTGATTGGGTTCGGGATCAGCGACAAGCCTTCCTTTGAACTGGCTTGCCAATCGGCCCATGGAGCCATTATTGGCAGTGCCTTTATAAAAGCCCTGCAGAAACCATCTGAGGTTCGGGAAAACGTAAGGTCCTTTTTGCAGTCTATTAAAGGGTAGATTTCCAAATCTAGTGAGTAAGCGGAGGTCTAGAACAAACATCATCTAAATCTCTCATCTACCTTGATTCATTTTTCAAAACACAAGAGATGCTGATTCAACTACATACTAATATAACCCCGGTAGAGAAGGCCGCCATCATAAGCAAGGCCGGGGAACTGAAATACAAAACAACAGAGGTGGTAACTCAGGCGGGGCATTACCTGGTGGGCACCGGTAAAGCCGAGTTTGACGTGCGGATCATCGGCAATTTGCCAGGCATCAAAGACATCCATATTGTGTCAGACGATTATAGGTTAGTTTCCAGAAAATGGAAAGTAAACCCTACAGTGATTGATTTCGGAGATGGATTGCAGGTAAAAGAAGGGGAGTTCACCATCATGGCCGGACCTTGCTCTATTGAGAATGAAGACCAGATAGAGAAAACCATCAACCATTTGGTCAGCCAAAATGTGCGCTTTATGCGCGGCGGAGTTTTCAAACCACGTTCATCACCGTATTCTTTCCGGGGCTTAGGCATTGAAGGACTGAAGTTATTTTATGAAATGTGCCGTGCTCAAGGCATTAAGATTGTGACCGAAGTGATGCAAGTGTCACAGATTGCAGAAATGGAGCCTTACACCGATGTGTTCCAGGTAGGAGCCAGAAACACCCAAAACTTTAACTTATTAGATGAACTGGGCAAAGTAGACAAACCGGTTCTGTTGAAACGCGGCATCTCTGGCACCATTGATGAACTTTTATACTCTGCGGAGTACATCTTCTCTGGCGGCAACGAAAAACTGATGCTCTGCGAACGCGGCATTAGAACCTATGAAACGGCCAGCCGAAACACCCTTGATTTGAATGCCATTCCTATTCTAAAAGAGAAGACGCACTTACCCGTGATTGTAGACCCTTCGCACGGAATCGGGATCAGGGAATACGTAGAACCAATGGCTTTGGCCGCGATCATGGCCGGGGCTGATGGCATTATCTATGAAACCCATGAGAAACCTGAAGAAGCGGCCTCAGACGGTGCTCAGACCCTTAGTTTCTCTGAGTCTGAACGCTTGATCCGGAAAATGAGAAAAACTTTTGAATTGCGGAAAGAGCTGGCCTAAGTTGCTTTTTATCTTAGACCAGGGCTCCTCTTTAGCATGTAAACGTAAGTAGATGTTCTGCCTCAACAAATAAAAACTATAAAATCTTCTTGCATTTCAATTAAAGAAATTCTATATTAGTCTCAGTTATGAAAACATTCGCCCTAATTCTAATGATTGTCAATCGCAAACCGTACGCACAGCGTCTCGGAGCAAGGACGATTTTGGGTGAATCAAAATAAACAGATTCAAATTTAATTAACCCAATATAAAGCCTGGCTCCGAAATACGGAGCCAGGCTTTTTTTATGTAAAAATGCCATGTATCAGCAACAGTACCACCAGTACACCATCCAGCAGCAACAGACCTGGAACATTTTGTACACCAAGCGGGCAGAAGCACTTTCGGCCACGGTATCTGCGCCCTTCTGGGCAGGTATTAACGCGCTGGAACTGAAGGCTTATTTTATTCCAGATTTCCAGAAAGTCAACTTCTTACTGAAGCGGCTTAATGAATGGGAGGTAGTGGCAGTAGAAGAACCGCTTCGTCCGCGGCAGGTGTTGGCCCGGTGGGCAAAGCAGAAGTTTCCGGCGGTCACCTCTTTACGGGTGCACCCAGACGCAAACTTGTGTTTGCAAGGAAATCAGGACTTGTTTCAGGATGTGTTTGGGCAGTTGCCCTGGTTGCTGGTACCAGAAGTTGCAGACTTCATGCAGCGGGTTGGACAATTGTCTGTGCAGGCCAAAGATCCGGCTGCTACTGAGTTACTATGGCGCTTGGTGCAGCACGTACTTGGCAATGGACTCTTGCGTGATCCTGAAGGCAAAGTGACCTTGTTTGGTTTCCACTTGGTATCTTCTACTAGTGAAGCCAATCTGGCTTTTGCTAGGGAAGATGCATGGAAGCCTATTATGCTGGAGGAAATCTTGGGCCAGCCCTTTAAAGAAGGGGAAAGACCAAGCACCTACTTTGTGTTAGAAGCTCTTTCTGACTTAACCCAACTTGTGGAGCAGTTGGAGAAAGAGGGAGTTCCAGTGGTGGAGATTCCAGCTCAGTGGAGCTTGTTAGTTGGCTGATAATTTCCTCTATGACCTTATTTTTTTCAAATAGTAATCCTAAAAAGGAAAGTAGAAAGGAGCTACTCTTGTGAAGTTGTATTCTATTGAAAAGCCTCCTGTTTAGCGCTTGATTTATCAAAATCAGCCGCTAAACAGGAGGCTTTCTTTTACTCTGGTAAATAGTTACAAAACTTCCTTCAGTACCTTCCATACGTTGTTCGCCAGTATTTTCTGCCCTTCGGCAGTGGGGTGAACCCCATCGGGTAGGTTAAGGGAGCGTACTCCGCCCACGCCTTCCAGCAGGAAAGGGACTAAGGCCATGTTGTTCTCATTGGCTAACTGCCGGAAAATAACCCGGAATTCACTCGCGTATTTACCGCCCATATTGGGTGGTACTTCCATGCCTGCCATCACCAGTTTAGCTTCGGGGTACTTGGCTTTTACTTTATCAATAATAGCCTCTAAGTTCTTCTTCGTTTCAGTAGGCGGAATTCCTCTTAGTCCGTCATTGGCCCCAAGTTCCAGCACAAACACATCCACGGGTTGGCGTAGCAACCAGTCAATCCGGTTCTTTCCGCCCGCCGATGTTTCTCCGCTTAAGCCTGCGTTGATGGCC is part of the Rufibacter tibetensis genome and harbors:
- a CDS encoding arylesterase, with amino-acid sequence MKNILFFGNSLTAGYGLNPSESFPALIQKKIDSLGLNYKAINAGLSGETSAGGKNRIDWLLRQPVDVFVLELGANDGLRGIPPTETKKNLEAIIDKVKAKYPEAKLVMAGMEVPPNMGGKYASEFRVIFRQLANENNMALVPFLLEGVGGVRSLNLPDGVHPTAEGQKILANNVWKVLKEVL
- the trpB gene encoding tryptophan synthase subunit beta; translation: MEYGVNERGYYGQFGGAFIPEMLYPNVEELREKYLSIIQEPAFQEELQDLLRDYVGRPTPLYHAKRLSEKYNTKIYLKREDLNHTGAHKINNTVGQILLAKRLGKKRIIAETGAGQHGVATATVCALAGLECIVYMGKIDTERQRPNVEKMRLLGATVVPVTSGSQTLKDATNEAIRDWINHPEDTHYIIGSVVGPHPYPDMVARFQSVISEEIRKQMLEKEGRELPDYVVACVGGGSNAAGAFFHFLDEPSVRLIAVEAAGLGVDSGHSAATSILGKTGIIHGSKTLLMQTEDGQITEPYSISAGLDYPGVGPQHAHLAQTGRAQFIAITDADAMEALRELSRLEGIIPAIESSHALAALKEINAGPNDVVVLNLSGRGDKDLNTILTYFEEQDASK
- the aroF gene encoding 3-deoxy-7-phosphoheptulonate synthase, with translation MLIQLHTNITPVEKAAIISKAGELKYKTTEVVTQAGHYLVGTGKAEFDVRIIGNLPGIKDIHIVSDDYRLVSRKWKVNPTVIDFGDGLQVKEGEFTIMAGPCSIENEDQIEKTINHLVSQNVRFMRGGVFKPRSSPYSFRGLGIEGLKLFYEMCRAQGIKIVTEVMQVSQIAEMEPYTDVFQVGARNTQNFNLLDELGKVDKPVLLKRGISGTIDELLYSAEYIFSGGNEKLMLCERGIRTYETASRNTLDLNAIPILKEKTHLPVIVDPSHGIGIREYVEPMALAAIMAGADGIIYETHEKPEEAASDGAQTLSFSESERLIRKMRKTFELRKELA
- a CDS encoding phosphoribosylanthranilate isomerase, translated to MPYRNLKIKVCGMKYSENIEELLMLQPDFVGFIFYEKSPRFITTQWAVFSSVFPKDTRKVGVFVDEEVDVMLQKVTEMGLEVVQLHGQESPQVCLELQDSGLTVMKAFRVGTDFDFTELSYYQNCCNFFLFDASGANPGGNGVRFNWELLKNYTLDVPFFLSGGIDLEHLEEIKALQLPHLYGVDLNSKFEIQPGLKDVNRLKGFMEGLRN
- the trpA gene encoding tryptophan synthase subunit alpha → MPQNRLTRLFQEKSGNLLNIYFTAGYPKLEDTVTILEELEAAGADLVEIGMPFSDPLADGPTIQASNQVALENGMSIKKLLNQLVQVRERVSLPLILMGYLNPVMQYGFERFCEEAARVGVDGLILPDLPFAEYEEEYKPVLEKYGLSLIFLITPQTSEARIRQIDALTNSFIYMVSSASTTGSQVQASDSQQAYFSKVQKLGLKNPLLIGFGISDKPSFELACQSAHGAIIGSAFIKALQKPSEVRENVRSFLQSIKG